The following proteins are encoded in a genomic region of Spirosoma sp. SC4-14:
- the mltG gene encoding endolytic transglycosylase MltG, with protein sequence MSRNLKIGLFLTFSILLTTFTFYFWQVFKSPNLQVRDNDKTFALLIPKGATFESVMDTLQKHDVINDELSFRFLAKLMKYPERVKEGRYEIRPRMGNREALVKLRSGSQDAMPVTFNTVRLKSDLIQRLGSKFEFGPAALGNLLNDPATCEKFGFDTTTIVCMFLPNTYEFFWTIKPEAFLERMGNEYKKFWTPERQAKAQALGLSQTQVQVLASIVAAETNKRDEQPRVAGVYLNRLKKGIKLEADPTVIFALRDFGIRRLLNKQLTVDSPYNTYRYAGLPPGPINLPAPATIDAVLNAEHHDYLYFVVNANFNGYHTFSKTLSEHLANARLYQQALTRMKIMK encoded by the coding sequence ATGTCTCGTAATCTAAAAATTGGTCTGTTCCTGACCTTTTCTATCCTGCTCACCACATTTACGTTTTATTTCTGGCAGGTATTCAAAAGCCCTAATCTTCAAGTTAGAGATAACGACAAAACGTTTGCTCTGCTTATTCCAAAAGGTGCAACGTTCGAATCGGTTATGGATACGCTCCAAAAGCACGATGTCATTAATGATGAGCTATCGTTCCGGTTTCTGGCAAAACTGATGAAATACCCGGAACGCGTGAAAGAAGGTCGTTATGAGATCAGGCCACGCATGGGCAACCGCGAAGCACTCGTTAAACTGCGTAGCGGTAGCCAGGATGCTATGCCCGTTACGTTCAATACGGTTCGGCTCAAAAGCGACCTCATCCAGCGGCTGGGCAGTAAATTTGAGTTTGGTCCCGCTGCTCTCGGTAACTTACTGAACGATCCGGCAACCTGCGAAAAATTCGGTTTCGATACAACCACTATCGTATGTATGTTTCTGCCCAATACCTACGAGTTTTTCTGGACAATTAAACCGGAAGCGTTTCTGGAGCGGATGGGCAACGAATATAAAAAATTCTGGACCCCCGAGCGTCAGGCCAAGGCTCAGGCCCTGGGCCTGAGTCAGACGCAGGTTCAGGTACTAGCCTCTATTGTAGCTGCCGAAACCAACAAACGCGACGAACAACCACGCGTGGCGGGCGTTTATCTGAACCGGCTCAAAAAGGGTATAAAACTCGAAGCGGATCCAACTGTCATTTTCGCCCTGCGCGATTTCGGCATCCGTCGACTCCTGAACAAACAACTGACCGTTGATTCGCCCTATAACACGTATCGTTATGCGGGCCTGCCTCCCGGCCCTATTAACCTCCCCGCTCCTGCCACAATCGACGCCGTTCTGAATGCCGAGCACCACGATTACCTGTATTTTGTAGTAAATGCCAACTTCAACGGCTACCATACGTTCTCAAAAACACTATCGGAACATCTGGCCAATGCCCGCCTGTATCAACAGGCACTTACCCGGATGAAAATCATGAAATAA
- a CDS encoding MBL fold metallo-hydrolase, with protein MKLIYLTLALAVSTFQVRAQTTANYQKALAILDKAIQATGKTIPDHILLNSSGTIHNLGHYETPEKTKEIPVDETVAFFQDEQIAYLHSAIQNNGGSYTRTAVSKADSLYSISYYNRIPVRGIAQDFRYEAARLLPVKLLQFARENRQSLRYLGQQEGHYLLSFSYKPNDAVTLYINKKTHLLNKTETLGYSDRYGDVTFSSEYNGYEDKNGLKTPKSRTDYEFGKAERDVTYKDIRFDIKPDTSDLKIKWTPIAFRNALPQIVKKADLLSFETIAPNIDLVKINSQNNKVLIVQFADHTALFESPSGIGLNTQILQEIQQRYPQKPLKQIFLTHHHPDHAGGIRAFAALPVTFITTSGNETYFRKLLGNTHTLSETQLSSETTYKFDFVPTDGKKIYTDAQTEVVAYEIGKGTSHTAEHLVFYFPQQKLLWSGDLLFFRADGRVMPMGDRGKAVYKLITNQSLAIDKIYTSWPLNGQAAYGSVEDLRKSVGTN; from the coding sequence ATGAAATTAATTTATTTAACGTTAGCCTTAGCCGTTAGTACGTTTCAAGTACGGGCACAGACAACAGCTAATTACCAGAAAGCATTAGCCATTTTAGATAAAGCCATTCAGGCAACCGGTAAAACGATTCCAGATCATATTCTGCTCAACAGCAGCGGAACCATACATAATCTGGGTCATTACGAAACCCCGGAAAAAACGAAAGAAATACCTGTCGATGAAACTGTTGCTTTTTTTCAGGATGAACAGATTGCTTACCTGCACTCAGCCATTCAAAACAATGGCGGTTCATACACCCGTACGGCTGTAAGCAAAGCGGACTCGCTCTATTCAATCAGCTACTACAATCGAATACCTGTTCGGGGCATAGCCCAGGATTTTCGATATGAGGCTGCTCGCCTACTACCTGTTAAACTCCTGCAATTTGCCCGCGAAAATCGGCAGTCATTACGTTACCTAGGTCAACAGGAAGGCCATTACCTGCTATCATTCAGCTATAAACCCAATGATGCTGTTACGTTGTATATCAATAAAAAGACTCACTTACTCAATAAAACAGAAACGCTGGGTTATAGCGACCGCTATGGTGACGTAACGTTTAGCAGCGAATACAACGGCTATGAAGATAAGAACGGTTTGAAAACGCCCAAAAGCCGTACTGATTATGAGTTCGGTAAAGCGGAGCGCGATGTAACGTATAAAGACATACGTTTCGATATTAAACCAGATACCAGCGATTTAAAAATCAAATGGACGCCAATAGCGTTTCGGAATGCTCTACCGCAGATCGTAAAAAAAGCAGACTTGTTGTCATTTGAAACGATTGCCCCAAACATTGATCTGGTTAAGATTAATTCACAGAACAATAAAGTGCTGATTGTACAATTCGCCGACCATACAGCCTTGTTCGAAAGTCCATCAGGAATTGGGTTGAACACACAGATTTTACAAGAAATCCAGCAAAGATACCCACAGAAGCCACTCAAACAGATTTTCCTTACGCACCATCACCCCGACCATGCAGGTGGCATTCGTGCGTTCGCGGCTCTGCCTGTAACATTCATTACCACATCAGGCAATGAAACGTATTTTAGAAAGCTACTGGGCAATACTCATACATTAAGCGAAACACAATTGTCGAGTGAAACAACCTACAAATTCGATTTCGTCCCTACGGATGGTAAGAAAATATATACAGATGCTCAGACGGAAGTAGTTGCCTACGAAATTGGTAAAGGTACCAGCCATACGGCCGAACATCTGGTCTTCTATTTTCCGCAGCAAAAGCTCCTCTGGTCAGGCGATTTATTGTTCTTCCGCGCCGATGGCCGAGTCATGCCCATGGGCGACCGTGGAAAGGCTGTTTATAAGCTTATTACAAACCAGAGCCTGGCCATCGATAAAATCTATACCTCATGGCCACTGAACGGTCAGGCAGCCTATGGATCGGTTGAAGATCTGCGAAAATCAGTGGGAACGAACTAA
- a CDS encoding peptidase domain-containing ABC transporter: MAKKYPFYRQYDLMDCGPTCLRMISKFYGKTLDAAYLREIASLARDGTTLGGLADAAERIGFGTLALNAPYDTLAEQIPLPCIAHWRQRHFVVVYEANPSKVLVADPGHGLITYTRQEFLKGWIPEKVATQESEGVLLVFEPTPKFYELETPDIKKKTFSGFLSRYFRPYNRYGLQLFLSLLTISLLQLALPFLTQQIVDTGINTRNLNFIYLILIAQLVLFVSQTGVNVLRSWILLHVTSRVNLRMLSDFMMKLMRLPIAFFDAKGTGDILQRIQDHNRLQAFLSANTLDVLFSGITFLIFGAILFYFNAQLFFIFLIGSTVYMLWVLLFLKQRAELDYRYFDQAAGNQSSAIQLINGMQEIKLNGSEKRRRWEWEAIQARLFRLNIRSMALSQTQNEGGRFLNEVKNILISFVAAKSVIDGQISLGSMLSVQYIVGQMNVPINNFITFIRTYQDAKLSLNRLTEIHDKPDEEPTDAGMIYELPIEKSIRFDNVSFRYGSSSSENVLKNISFTIPEGKVTAIVGASGSGKTTLLKLLLKFYEPTLGQIHVGNSNLKHISYDFWRSQCGTVMQEGYIFSDSIARNVSESDSNGLINRKKLRSAVSTANIESFIEGLPNGYNTRIGSSGIGISGGQKQRILIARAVYKNPEFLFFDEATSALDATNEAIIMNNLETFFKNRTVVIVAHRLSTVKNADQIIVLDKGQIVEHGTHLDLISQKKYYHSLVKNQLELGN, translated from the coding sequence GTGGCAAAAAAATATCCGTTCTATCGGCAGTACGATTTAATGGACTGTGGTCCTACCTGCCTGCGCATGATCAGCAAGTTTTACGGCAAAACACTGGACGCGGCTTACCTGCGCGAGATCGCCAGTCTGGCCCGAGACGGTACGACATTGGGCGGACTTGCCGATGCAGCCGAACGTATTGGCTTTGGTACTCTGGCCCTGAATGCACCCTATGATACGCTGGCCGAACAGATCCCATTACCATGTATAGCTCACTGGCGTCAACGGCATTTTGTGGTTGTATACGAAGCCAATCCGAGCAAAGTACTTGTTGCCGATCCGGGCCATGGGCTGATTACGTATACCCGACAGGAATTTCTCAAAGGCTGGATTCCTGAAAAAGTAGCAACGCAGGAGTCGGAAGGTGTATTATTAGTTTTTGAGCCCACTCCGAAATTTTATGAACTGGAAACCCCGGATATTAAAAAGAAAACATTCAGTGGTTTTCTATCTCGTTATTTCCGACCTTACAATCGTTATGGATTACAGTTGTTTCTGAGCCTACTGACTATCAGTCTACTCCAGCTAGCCTTACCGTTTTTAACCCAGCAAATTGTCGATACGGGCATAAATACCCGAAACCTAAATTTCATTTACCTGATCCTGATTGCTCAACTAGTTTTATTCGTCTCGCAAACAGGTGTAAACGTACTACGAAGCTGGATTTTGCTACACGTAACAAGCCGCGTTAACCTGCGTATGTTATCCGATTTCATGATGAAACTGATGCGGCTTCCCATCGCCTTTTTCGATGCGAAAGGTACCGGCGATATTCTGCAACGTATTCAGGATCACAATCGTTTGCAGGCATTTCTATCGGCCAATACGTTAGACGTACTTTTTTCGGGCATTACGTTCCTCATTTTTGGTGCCATTCTATTTTATTTCAACGCCCAATTGTTTTTTATTTTTCTAATCGGCTCAACTGTCTATATGCTTTGGGTTTTGCTCTTTTTGAAGCAACGTGCCGAACTCGACTACCGTTACTTCGATCAGGCGGCAGGCAATCAGAGCAGTGCAATTCAACTGATCAATGGCATGCAGGAGATCAAACTCAACGGATCAGAAAAACGCCGACGCTGGGAGTGGGAAGCCATACAAGCCCGTTTGTTCAGGCTCAATATCCGCAGTATGGCTCTTTCACAAACGCAAAATGAAGGGGGACGATTTCTGAATGAAGTCAAAAATATTCTGATCAGCTTCGTGGCGGCCAAATCGGTGATTGACGGCCAAATTTCACTTGGTTCCATGCTATCGGTTCAGTATATCGTTGGCCAGATGAACGTACCGATCAACAATTTTATCACCTTCATCAGAACCTATCAGGATGCCAAACTCAGCCTGAATCGACTCACCGAAATTCATGATAAGCCAGATGAAGAACCGACTGACGCGGGTATGATTTACGAATTGCCCATCGAAAAAAGCATCCGTTTTGACAATGTCAGTTTCCGGTATGGCAGTAGTTCTTCTGAAAACGTCCTGAAAAATATCAGCTTTACAATTCCGGAAGGAAAAGTTACAGCTATTGTTGGGGCAAGTGGCAGCGGAAAAACAACGTTGCTAAAGCTCCTGCTCAAATTTTACGAACCCACTCTCGGACAGATCCATGTTGGTAATAGTAATCTTAAACACATCAGTTACGATTTCTGGCGTAGTCAGTGCGGAACAGTTATGCAGGAAGGGTATATCTTTTCGGATTCGATTGCCCGAAACGTAAGTGAATCCGATTCAAATGGTCTGATTAACCGTAAAAAACTTCGTAGTGCTGTTTCAACAGCCAATATTGAATCCTTTATTGAAGGATTGCCCAATGGTTATAATACACGTATCGGCTCTAGCGGAATCGGTATTAGTGGAGGCCAGAAACAACGTATTCTGATAGCACGCGCTGTGTATAAAAACCCGGAATTTCTATTTTTCGATGAAGCAACCAGTGCGCTTGATGCGACAAACGAAGCAATCATTATGAATAATCTGGAAACATTTTTTAAAAACAGAACGGTCGTTATTGTCGCACACCGGTTGAGCACTGTAAAAAACGCCGACCAGATTATCGTGCTTGACAAAGGGCAAATTGTTGAGCACGGCACTCATCTTGATCTAATAAGCCAGAAAAAATACTATCATTCTCTTGTAAAAAATCAACTGGAACTGGGCAATTAA
- a CDS encoding HlyD family efflux transporter periplasmic adaptor subunit: MESIDIEEQDSQSEAVRDFIDQIPNWLIRWGITVIFLAVMAGFFISWLIHYPTIVIASFRLTAQNAPKPVIVKFDGRITRLFVHDEQHVVAGQTIAYLESTANHGQILQLLKQLQTLRQIINIDRFERLNTFPAHQFQELGELQPAYESFMESYIQTLALFSNRYYAKRKAFLHQELADLIKTQQQLSQQYAVYIEDEKLAQKELAIHKKLYQGRDISPLDYQREESKYISKRLPIKQTEVAITSNSTAQTQKRRELTELDRQTTEQKNQFRQAVNTLISALTDWKKRYLLESPVSGNIHFSMVLQENQPIKSGTEIMYVGPAKMNNYFGELRIPQANFGRVKTGQKVLIKFQGYPFEEYGAVEGIIHTVSQIPSQDNSYFAATVELPNGLQTTYAKHLVYKTGMEATGEIITEDLRLIERVFYQLRRAVYQRQ; the protein is encoded by the coding sequence ATGGAATCGATAGATATAGAGGAACAGGATAGCCAAAGTGAAGCCGTCAGAGATTTCATCGACCAGATTCCTAACTGGCTTATCCGCTGGGGCATTACCGTTATCTTTCTGGCTGTTATGGCTGGCTTTTTCATAAGCTGGCTGATTCATTATCCGACCATTGTCATTGCCTCCTTCCGGCTGACTGCTCAGAATGCCCCTAAGCCTGTAATCGTTAAATTCGACGGTCGAATAACAAGGCTTTTTGTTCATGATGAGCAACACGTAGTGGCCGGTCAAACAATAGCTTATCTGGAATCTACGGCCAATCATGGTCAGATCTTACAATTACTGAAACAATTACAAACATTGCGCCAGATCATTAACATAGATCGATTTGAGCGACTGAATACGTTTCCTGCCCATCAGTTTCAGGAATTAGGCGAATTACAGCCTGCTTACGAAAGTTTTATGGAGTCGTATATCCAAACGCTTGCGCTTTTCTCGAATAGATACTATGCCAAACGTAAAGCATTCTTACACCAGGAACTAGCCGATCTGATAAAAACGCAGCAGCAGCTTTCGCAACAGTATGCCGTTTATATTGAGGATGAAAAACTGGCGCAAAAAGAGTTAGCTATTCATAAAAAACTGTATCAGGGAAGAGACATATCACCTTTGGATTATCAGCGGGAGGAAAGCAAATATATTTCCAAGCGCTTACCTATAAAACAGACAGAGGTTGCCATTACGTCTAACTCAACCGCCCAAACCCAGAAACGTAGAGAACTTACAGAACTAGATCGGCAAACGACAGAACAAAAAAATCAATTCAGACAGGCGGTTAATACATTAATCAGCGCGCTGACAGATTGGAAGAAGCGCTATTTGCTGGAATCTCCAGTATCCGGAAATATCCATTTTTCGATGGTTTTACAGGAAAACCAACCTATAAAGTCTGGCACTGAGATTATGTATGTAGGACCAGCAAAAATGAATAACTACTTTGGTGAACTGAGAATTCCGCAAGCTAACTTTGGCCGGGTTAAAACAGGGCAGAAAGTACTTATTAAATTTCAGGGATACCCATTTGAAGAATATGGTGCGGTAGAAGGCATCATACATACCGTTTCACAGATTCCGTCACAGGACAATTCTTATTTTGCCGCAACGGTCGAATTACCAAATGGATTGCAAACTACGTATGCTAAACATCTCGTTTATAAGACAGGTATGGAAGCCACTGGCGAGATTATCACAGAAGATTTGCGGCTTATAGAACGAGTATTTTATCAACTGAGGAGAGCGGTTTACCAACGGCAATAA
- a CDS encoding DUF4440 domain-containing protein: protein MKISLSLLLIFVWAASCRTRVDSPRAMNPAAAMRQKAIDEIREADQNFSIMAEKQGLAKAFTTYAADEAIKMNDGTAPTVGFDAIRAQMSQLPSDGSVLSWQVLKADAAQSGELGYTFGQWMLTSKDEAGKRKAQYGVYVTVWKRQRNGQWRFVIDGGNTTPEPK from the coding sequence ATGAAGATCTCACTTTCTCTTTTGCTAATTTTTGTGTGGGCAGCCTCCTGCCGAACGCGGGTTGATAGTCCCCGAGCCATGAATCCGGCAGCCGCCATGCGCCAGAAAGCCATCGATGAAATTCGCGAAGCCGACCAGAATTTTAGTATTATGGCCGAAAAACAGGGCTTGGCCAAGGCCTTTACGACCTATGCGGCCGATGAGGCCATTAAAATGAATGATGGAACTGCCCCAACAGTGGGTTTCGATGCCATTCGGGCGCAGATGAGCCAACTGCCCAGCGATGGGTCGGTGCTGTCGTGGCAGGTACTAAAAGCCGATGCTGCTCAGTCGGGTGAATTAGGCTACACCTTTGGTCAATGGATGCTGACATCTAAAGACGAGGCTGGTAAGCGCAAAGCACAGTATGGCGTTTATGTAACCGTATGGAAGCGACAGCGCAATGGGCAGTGGCGGTTTGTTATCGATGGTGGTAATACCACTCCTGAACCTAAATAA
- a CDS encoding MFS transporter produces the protein MPFSRQSSTSLYTLSFWLLCFSNFLFSASFSMMIPELPDYLTKLGGREYVGLIIALFTFTAGVSRPFSGKITDTVGRVPVMAFGSIVCFLCGFLYPYLITVWGFLTLRLIHGFSTGTKPTATAAYVADVVPANRRGEAMGMLGLFTAMGMSLGPAIGSWLADDYSMNVMFWTSSAFALLSIGILLQMPETLLKRQPFRFGLLKLKKDEVFDKQALPPFLVLLLQSFSSGVILTVISSVSASLGITNKGLFFTVYTIASLAVRLMFSKTSDRYGRVPVLFVSTIVLAFSMSLLYLTNPGNTDAKIWFWTAAVFYGMSWGMNSPTIQAWTADLSDEHTRGRAMATMYIALEAGIGLGAVASGWLLNHMIGEAGIDASFAVSGGLALVAVLYLGWYWRLGVKPGPHHIDEADEVALLDGEP, from the coding sequence TTGCCATTTTCCCGTCAATCGTCAACATCGCTCTATACGCTCTCCTTTTGGTTGCTTTGTTTCAGCAACTTCCTGTTTTCGGCTAGTTTTTCGATGATGATTCCCGAACTCCCCGACTATCTGACGAAGCTGGGCGGACGGGAATATGTTGGGTTAATTATTGCCTTATTCACCTTTACGGCTGGTGTTTCGCGGCCGTTCAGCGGTAAAATCACCGATACTGTCGGGCGGGTACCGGTGATGGCTTTTGGCTCTATAGTGTGCTTTCTCTGCGGTTTTTTGTATCCATACCTGATTACGGTATGGGGCTTTCTGACCCTTCGATTGATCCATGGTTTTTCGACCGGAACCAAGCCAACGGCTACTGCCGCCTATGTTGCCGATGTGGTTCCGGCTAACCGACGGGGCGAAGCGATGGGGATGCTGGGCCTGTTTACGGCAATGGGAATGTCGCTGGGGCCAGCCATTGGCAGTTGGCTGGCCGACGATTATTCGATGAACGTTATGTTCTGGACCTCCTCGGCTTTTGCACTATTGTCGATTGGTATTCTGCTTCAGATGCCCGAAACACTGCTCAAACGGCAACCATTCCGATTCGGTTTGCTGAAACTGAAAAAAGACGAGGTCTTCGACAAACAGGCCTTGCCACCGTTTCTGGTTTTATTACTTCAGTCGTTTTCGTCCGGTGTAATTCTGACCGTAATTTCGTCGGTAAGTGCGTCGCTCGGTATCACAAACAAAGGGTTGTTTTTTACCGTCTATACGATTGCTTCACTGGCCGTTCGGTTGATGTTCAGTAAAACGTCGGACCGATACGGGCGCGTGCCGGTGTTGTTTGTGTCGACCATTGTGCTGGCGTTTTCGATGAGCTTGCTTTATCTGACGAACCCTGGCAATACTGATGCAAAAATCTGGTTCTGGACGGCGGCCGTTTTTTATGGCATGTCGTGGGGCATGAACTCGCCGACCATCCAGGCCTGGACGGCCGACCTGAGCGATGAGCATACGCGGGGACGTGCCATGGCTACCATGTATATTGCCCTGGAAGCCGGAATAGGACTGGGGGCTGTGGCGTCGGGCTGGCTGCTGAACCACATGATTGGCGAAGCAGGTATCGATGCCTCATTTGCGGTGTCGGGCGGACTGGCACTGGTGGCCGTCCTGTATCTGGGCTGGTATTGGCGGCTGGGCGTAAAGCCGGGGCCACATCATATCGACGAAGCCGACGAAGTAGCTTTACTGGATGGAGAACCATGA